TCCTGCTCAAGGAGTGCCAGCGCGTCATACCAGACGCCGGCTGCGGCCAATTCTTTTGCTTGGACCAGCGGCCCGCCCGATGGATCCGCCGTCAGCGCCATAGCGTGCTGGAGCAGCGTGCTGGCAAACACGTCGTTTGACCTGACGTTTTCGTCCGCGACGGCGGCGACGGAAAACTGATAAACCTTACCCAGCTCCAGGCTGACTTTGTCGGGCAGCTCGAAAGCCTGCATTCCCGCATCCAGCGGTGGGTCGAGACGGACCTCTGCGAGCGCTTCCTCGCCCCCTTCTTCGATCAACACCAGCTCCACCGGCACGTTGATGCGGTTGGATGCGTGCCAGTAGATCACCGGCCGCGGGCTGATCGTCGCCGCCAGTCCCGGCGGCGCGATGACGGTCAGCGACAGGTCGTTTTCGCTGCCCCGGATACTGCCGCCGACGGTTGCAGCAGGTGCATTGGGGTCGGGCGGCTGGTAGCGAATAGTCCCGCCGCCGGAGCCTGCCTGAGCCCAGGCGGCAAGCGGCAGTGCGGCCAGTACCAGCAGCGCTGGACCCAGCCAGCGACCCGGACGCCGTGAGATTTTCTTTGCCGAGCTCAAAGCCAGTTACCAATCAGCAGAAACGGTGCCCAGTAGCCTGGATGCTGATAGCGGCGATCCGCGATCAGGCTGCGCTGCGCTTTGGCGAGCGCCACGGCTTTTGAGCTGTCGCCCTGTGCCAGCTCGCCGTAAAACTCGGTGATCAGCTCCGAGGTGGCGCGGTCGTTGATGTACCACAGCGTCCCGAGCGCGCTGCGGGCGCCAGCCCGGATGGCGATACCCGCGAGGCCGAGGGCCGCGCGGTCGTCACCGGCCGCGGTGCGGCAGGCGGAAAGCGTCAGCAGCTCGACGGGCTCGTCGCTGAAGCGACGGAGCTGCATGAAGTCGTCGAGCTGGTCCATATTCAGCTTGTCGTCGTAGGTGAGCAGAAAAGACTGGCTGACGTCCGCCTGGAACTCACCGTGCGACGCAAAGTGCACGATGTTGTAGGGCCGCTGAGTCATTTCCTGTTCAACGTTGCCGGCGACAAAACTCTGATTCTTCAGCATCGTGACCCGGTCCGGGAACAGCTCGCCAAGTGACGCCAGCTCGGCCTCAACCGAGGGCAGCGCGGGAAACCCCTGCACCGCGTCGGTCAGCCCGTTCAGCAGAAAGCTGGGCTGCTGCCGGGCGATGGGCTGCGGATCGGTGAGGCTGAGGCCTGGGGTGGTGGCGATCGCAAACCGCTCGACCAGAAACTGTTTCCCGTCGTGAAAAGCAGCGAGCGGCACGTTGCGCAGGCTGCCGTCGGGCACAAACACCAGGGTATCGACCCCAGCATCTTTGAGCAGCGGTTCGGCATCGCGGACAAGCCAGTTGTAAAGGCGCTTGGCCTGGACGCGGTACTGGTGCGAGCTGCGCCGTTCGAGCGAGCGACGAAACTGCTGCGCCACCCGACCGATCTGGTCGGCGCCGGCGGGCACGGAGTACTGATGGATCGTACCGCCGATACTCACCAGCATCTCGCTGCGGTCGTTCAGCAGCACCGGGTAAAGGACGGCGGTGCGGCGGTCCAGACTGTCGAGCGCGGTATCCGCGATATCGAGGTCGACGACACACTCATCCAGGAAGTAGTCCTGGAGTTCTGCACTCTTGAACGCCTCGATTACCTGCCTTGCACGCCGCCGCAGCTGCTGCTGACGGTCCGGCGCGGCGCTCGCCGCCTGGGTCAAAAGAATGTCTGCGTGGTCCTGGAACAGCGGGCCGACCCGCTGGCGAAACGGCTCCCGACGACCGCGGATGCCGGTCAGCAGGCTGGATCGGACTTCGCTGAGGTCGGTGAGCGCGCGCTCCATGGCGGCCTGGGCGCCCGGCAGATCGCCCGACGCGCGAAGCGCCCGGCCGCTGAGCCACTGCCAGCGATAGGTGAGGTCGGTGGCGCCAACGCTCTGAGCTTCGAACGTGGCCAGGCGAGCCAGCTCCAACGCTTCCTGCGCGCGACCCGCCCGCAGATAGAATTCGCCCAGTAAGCCAGCGGCCTGCGAGCTGAGGCGCGGGCTGGACATTTGCCTCGCCAGCTCCAGCGCGCCGGCGGCCGTGCGCGCACCCAGGTTAAGGTCCCAGTTTTGCAGCTTGAGGGTTTCGTCGGACCGGAGCAGCGTGTCGGCGGCCGCTACCTCCAGACGAGCCCGCAGCGCCGGGTCGGCGGTCAGCAGCGTCTGTTCCAGTGCTTTTTCCAGCGCGTCGCGCAGGGCCGGACGGTTGAGCTGGGCGAGGGCGTTCTCCGCTTTGCCCAGCCAGGCGCGGGCCGCGTCGCTGGAGTCATCGACCGCACCGGCGCTGGCCAGCACGTCATCAAAAAACTGCTCAGCTTCATTAAATCGGGCCTGGTAGGTGGCGAGCCTGCCCAGCGACAGCTGAGCCTGGCGCGCTCTGACGGGGGCGTCCGCGGCCAGCGTCAACGCCTGCTCCAGCTCACTGCGCGCGCTGCTTAGGTCGCCGAGCATGATGGTGCTTGCGCCTTGACCCAGGAGACAGTCAATTGCGTCCGAGCGCTGCTGCGTCTGGTTGGCCTCATTCACGCACGCCTGGAACGCGGCCCGTGCTGCCGCAAACTGTCCGTCTTCGAGGAGCCGGTAACCCGCATCGGCCGCCGCCAGACAAATAGAACCCGTCAGCGCGGCGGAAAGCGCGGTGCCCAGTGCAAAAGCCTTGGCCCAGAGCGTGCCCTGCCTGGTCGTTGGTGTCAGATCATTCAATCGACAGTTTTCCCCGTAAATCCCTCTCACATCATACTAGTTCCCGCGGGCCGCCGGGGCCAGATGAATGTGCTAGTCTCAAGCAGGTCGAGGGTTTTTCTTACAACGCGCCGCGATTGTTTCTGCGGGGTGCGCGGTTCAATCTCGGCGATGCTGTAGGGGTGGGGAAGCGCCGCCGGTCCGCTTAGCGGTTTCGGCTGGCAGTGAACAGGGAAGCGGCAACACGATGAAAAAAGCACAGTCTTCTTCGCTTGCTCGGACGCTCGTGTCCGGCATGCGGCACCGCCGGCTCGCGCTAGCGATCATGCTGGCGGCGAGCGCGGGGAGCCAGGCCCAGGTGGTCTTTGATGGTTCACTCGGCGCCCCGGGCGCCCTGAACGGCCCCGCCTATCTCATCGATCAGGCGCGTGGTCGGCTGGAGGGGGGCAACCTTTTTCACAGCTTTTCCGATTTCAGCATCAGTACCGGCGAGTCGGCAACGTTCTCCTCGACTTCGATGCTCGACAACATTATCGCTCGGGTGACCGGCGGCGGCCTGTCGCGCATTGACGGGCAGCTTGGCACGGCCGCACCAGGGCCGGTCAGCCTGTGGCTGATCAACCCGGCTGGGGTGGTTTTTGGCGCCAATGCCTCGCTGGATGTGCAGGGTTCGCTCTATCTCAGCACCGCGGACTACCTCCGGTTTACCGACGGCACTACCTTTTCCGCCGGGGGAGCCGGAGGGCCGTCGACACTTTCCGCCGCGCCTGTCGCCAGCTTTGGCTTCATGGGGGCGCCGGCCGGCATCACCATGAACGAAGCGGTGCTCTCGATTCCGGAAGGCAATACGTTTGCTCTCGTCGGCGGCGACATTTCGATCAACGACGCGAGGCTCCAGGCGCCCGCCGGGCACGCACAGGTGATCTCGGTAGCCTCCCAGGGTGAGGCGCCGCTGACGGCCGACGGGATTGACGTCAGCGGGTTTTCAGCGCTCGGGGATATCGACATTTTTCGAAACACCTCACGGCTGCCGGTCACGGGCAATCTGGACGTCAGCGGTGGCTTGTTCACCGGCACGCAGGCGGGCGATATTACGGTTCGAGGCGGTTCGCTGGACAGCGACAGCGGCTTCTTCAACTCCGTATCGTTCAGCGACCAGAACTCGGGTCGCACCGTTATCGAGGTGACCGGTGAAGCTAACCTGACCGGCAACACCCAGGTGCTGTCATCCAGCTTCTTCGGTGCCGGCGACGCCGGCGATGTAATAATCCGCGCCGGTGAGCTGGTGGTGGTCGACAACGCCAGCATCAGCACCGAGTCGCAGGGCGCCGGCGACGCCGGCGACGTCACGCTGGTGGCAGACAACATATTTATGGACGAGCGGGGCAAGGTGTTT
This genomic stretch from Pseudomonadota bacterium harbors:
- a CDS encoding CHAT domain-containing protein yields the protein MNDLTPTTRQGTLWAKAFALGTALSAALTGSICLAAADAGYRLLEDGQFAAARAAFQACVNEANQTQQRSDAIDCLLGQGASTIMLGDLSSARSELEQALTLAADAPVRARQAQLSLGRLATYQARFNEAEQFFDDVLASAGAVDDSSDAARAWLGKAENALAQLNRPALRDALEKALEQTLLTADPALRARLEVAAADTLLRSDETLKLQNWDLNLGARTAAGALELARQMSSPRLSSQAAGLLGEFYLRAGRAQEALELARLATFEAQSVGATDLTYRWQWLSGRALRASGDLPGAQAAMERALTDLSEVRSSLLTGIRGRREPFRQRVGPLFQDHADILLTQAASAAPDRQQQLRRRARQVIEAFKSAELQDYFLDECVVDLDIADTALDSLDRRTAVLYPVLLNDRSEMLVSIGGTIHQYSVPAGADQIGRVAQQFRRSLERRSSHQYRVQAKRLYNWLVRDAEPLLKDAGVDTLVFVPDGSLRNVPLAAFHDGKQFLVERFAIATTPGLSLTDPQPIARQQPSFLLNGLTDAVQGFPALPSVEAELASLGELFPDRVTMLKNQSFVAGNVEQEMTQRPYNIVHFASHGEFQADVSQSFLLTYDDKLNMDQLDDFMQLRRFSDEPVELLTLSACRTAAGDDRAALGLAGIAIRAGARSALGTLWYINDRATSELITEFYGELAQGDSSKAVALAKAQRSLIADRRYQHPGYWAPFLLIGNWL
- a CDS encoding DUF928 domain-containing protein, with protein sequence MSSAKKISRRPGRWLGPALLVLAALPLAAWAQAGSGGGTIRYQPPDPNAPAATVGGSIRGSENDLSLTVIAPPGLAATISPRPVIYWHASNRINVPVELVLIEEGGEEALAEVRLDPPLDAGMQAFELPDKVSLELGKVYQFSVAAVADENVRSNDVFASTLLQHAMALTADPSGGPLVQAKELAAAGVWYDALALLEQEAENSAAARALRDELLRQADLEQVLN